The sequence below is a genomic window from Synergistaceae bacterium.
CCGATGACGCCCGTGTATCCGCAAATCGGATCGCGGTCCAGAGGATGATTGACGGACCCGTATCCAACCCCCGCTTCCTTCATGCCCTGGATGATTTTTTCGAAGGCCGCCAGGTTCAGAAGGGGATCGCCGTCCATCTCCACGTAGGTGATGTGCCCCGCGTTGGTCAGGGCGTGATAGGGGGCCTCCAGCCGGATCTTTTCGAAGGCCGTCAGTTTGTGATACACCGGCACGTGGAAGCTGTTGGTGTAATACTCCCGGTCGGTGACGCCCTCCCGCGCGCCGAAAAGACGCCGGTCCATCTTGACGAAACGCCCCGCCGTCCCCTCCGCGGGCGTCGCCAGAAGGGTGAAGTTCATTTTGAACCTCAGACTGGCGTCGTCCATGCGCCGGCGCATGTGGGATATGATTTCGAGCCCTGTGGCCTGAGCCTCCGGGGATTCTCCATGGTGGCGTCCCGTCAGGGCCTTCAGGCATTCGGCAAGACCGATGAAACCCACGGACAGCGAACCGTGCCGCAGAACTTCTCCAATTTCGTCCTCCCGGTCGAGCTTGTCGGAATCCAGCCAGATCCCCTGCCCCATCAGGAACGGAAAGTTTTTAACTTTTTTCTTCGCCTGAATTTTGAACCGCTCCAGCAGCTGATCGATAACGAGATCGATTTGCCCGTCCAGCAGCCGGAAAAACTCCTTTTCGTCTCCCTGACTTTTCAGGGCCAGACGGGGCAGATTGATGGTGGTGAAGCTCAAATTTCCGCGGCCTGTGACGATTTCGCGGCTTTCATCCGTCACGTTGCCGATAACCCGCGTGCGGCAGCCCATATAGGCGACCTCCGTCTCAGGACGTCCCTGACGGTAATACTGCAGGTTGAAAGGCGCGTCCAGAAAGGCGAAGTTGGGGAAAAGCCGTCTGGCGCTCACCCGGCAGGCCAGCTGGAACAGGTCGTAATTCGGGTCGCCCGGACGATAGTTGACGCCTTCCTTCACCTTGAAAATGCTCACGGGGAAGATGGGCGTTTCGCCGTTCCCCAGTCCGGCATCCGTGGCCAGAAGCAGGTTTTTCGTGATCATGCGCCCCTCGAAGGAGGTGTCCGTCCCGTAGTTCAGGGAGCTGAAGGGAATTTGCGCTCCGGCCCGGCTGTGCATGGTGTTGAGGTTGTGAATCAGGGCCTCCATGGCCTGATAGGTGGCCCGGTCCGTCTCCTCCATGGCCTCGTCTCGGGCAAACCGCTCCGCTTCTTCCAGCTTTTTCCGCAGCTCCTCCCTCCGCAGGGGATCCGGCTCCTCCGGGAGAAGGTCGACGCTCTCCACGCCGAACATGAGCTTCATCGCCTTGCGCAGGTTCTGCTCGTGGAGTTTCGCGTAAGTTTTCGACACGCCGGGGGCCATGGCGTAATCGAAGGCGGGGACGCTCTGTCCGCCGTGCTGATCGTTCTGGTTGGACTGGATGGCGATGCAGGCCAGGGCGGAGTAGCTGCGAATGTCGTTGGGCTCCCGCAGAAATCCGTGTCCCGTGCTGAAACCTCCCCTGAAAAGCTTCTCCAGGTCGATCTGACAGCAGGTTGTCGTCAGGCTCAGAAAGTCCATGTCGTGAATGTGGATGTCGCCCTCCCGGTGGGCGGCGGCGTGTTCCGGCTTCAACAGAAAAATCTCGTTGAAATATTTCGCCCCTTCCGAGCCGTAGCGCAGCATGACGCCCATGGCCGTGTCTCCGTCGATGTTGGCGTTTTCCCGCTTCAGGTCGTTATCCTGGGCGGCTTTGAACGTCAGGTCTTCGTAGATGCTCATGAGCCTGTTGTTCATGTCCCGAACCCGGCTGCGCTGGGCCCGGTAGAGGATGTAGGCTTTCGCGGTCTCCACGCAGCCGCTTTCGATCAAAATCCGCTCCACCACGTCCTGAATTTCCTCCACGTGAGGAGGGTACTCGCGGACGTCGTCGTCGAGGATCAAAAGCTCTCTGGCAATGAAATTCGGATCGGGCGCTTCTTCCCTGGGCAGAGGCACGCGGCGGGGCATGGTCTCCAGCCGGGCGACGACTTTTTCGGCCAGCGAAAAAGCCAGGCTGGAAGTGGGGACGGCAGGGGACAATAACTCCGCCTCCCGGGTTACGTTCAGGGCTCTGAAAATTGCGTTGGCTATTTTTTCAATGTTGAAAGGAGCCTGACGTCCGTCGCGTTTCTCGATCTTCGTAATCATTGCCTGCCTCCATGTTCTGCTGTTGGAATTTTCTAAATCAGTATTATACGCCTTACAGCCCATATCCATCGGGCCGACTTCGTAAAGTTTACACTTTAACTCACTGCCGCGCGGTAGCGGCTGAGCAGATCCTGAGCGGCCTGCGTGGCCGAAATTTCGCCTTTCAGGAGTTTGTTTTCCACGTCTGTTCGGGCCGAGGCCACCGCCGGACAGTCGTAAAAATCCTTCTGAAGACGCTCCTCGATCATGCCGTAAACCCAGGACAGGGTCTGCTGTCTGCGGCGCGCGTCGAACACGCCGCTCTCCCGAACCTGCCGCATGAACTGCTGAATCACGTCCCAGATTTCCTTTATGCCGGAGCCCTCCAGAGCGGAGCAGGTGCAGGCGCGGGTGGTCCAGCCCTCCGTCGCCGGCCGCAGCCAGTGAAGGACCCTCTCGTAGTCGACCCGGGTCGCGTCGGCCTGCAGTTTGTTGCTCCCGTCCGCTTTGTTGACGAGAACGGCGTCCGCCAGCTCCATGACGCCCTTTTTCATCCCCTGAAGCTCGTCCCCCGCGCCGGTGATGACCAGCAGCAGAAAGAAATCCACCATGGACCGGACCGTTGTTTCCCCCTGCCCCACTCCCACCGTTTCCACCAGAATGACGTCATATCCGGCGGCCTCACACAAAAGGAGGGTTTCCCGACTTTTGCGGGTCAGCCCTCCCAGAGTGCCCCCTGACGGAGACGGCCGTATAAACGCGTGGGGCTCCCGGGTCAGGTGCTCCATGCGCGTCTTATCGCCCAGAATGCTTCCTCCGCTGACGCTGCTGCTGGGGTCCACCGCCAAAACCGCCACCCTGTGCCCCTGACGGCAAAGCCAGAGGCCCAGAGCCTCGATAAAGGTGCTTTTCCCCGCGCCGGGAACGCCCGTGATGCCGACCCTGACGGATTTTCCCGTATGGGGCAGCAGGCTTCGAATAACCCGCTGTCCCATATCGAAGTGCTTTGCGGCGTTGCTTTCCACCAGGGTGATCGCCCGGGACAGCATCGTCCGGTCACCCTGAAGCACCCCCTCGACGTAGGCTTCCTCGGAGGGCTGCCCGTACTTATTGGGAGACACGTCGATTCAATTCCTCCATAATTTGTTTGGCCGCCACGGGGATGACCGTGCCGGGTCCGAAGATGGCGGAAGCGCCGTTCTGACGCAGGAAGTCGTAATCCTGAGCCGGAATGACCCCGCCGATGACGACCATGATGTCCTCCCGACCCAGTTTGCGGAGCTCCTCCACAAGCTGAGGCAGAAGGGTCTTGTGCCCGGCGGCCAGAGAGCTCATCCCCACGATGTGCACGTCGTTGTCCACGGCCGCCTGGGCCGCCTCCGCCGGGGTCTGGAACAGCGGCCCCACGTCCACGTCATACCCCATGTCCGCAAAGGCGGTGGCGATGACCTTCGCTCCACGGTCATGGCCGTCCTGACCCATTTTCACCACCATAATCCGGGGACGCCGGCCCTCTTTGGCCTCGAAGGCGCTGGTCATGGCCCGCACCTCCTCAATGACTTCCTCGTCGGCAAACTCGCTGCCGTAGATTCCGGAAATGGAGCGGATGACGGCTTTGTGCCGCCCGCAGACCTTTTCCACGGCGTCCGAAATTTCGCCCAGCGACGCTCGGGCCCGGGCCGCGTCCACCGCGAGCTCCAGCAGGTTGCCCTCGCCGGTTTCCATGGAATGGGTGATGGCCTCAAGACAGGATTTCACCTTTTCCGGATCGCGGCCGGCGCGGAGTTTTTTCAGGCGGGCGATCTGAGCCTCGCGAACGGCGCTGTTGTCCACCTCCAGAATCTCCAGAGGGTCTTCCTTATCCAGACGGAAGTCGTTGACTCCCACTATTTTCTCCCTGCCCGAGTCGATATGAGCCTGACGACGGGCGGCGGCTTCCTCGATTCGCATCTTCGGCAGGCCGGTGTCGATGGCCGCGGCCATTCCACCCAGACCCTCCACCTCCTGAATATGGGCCCAGCCCCTCCGGAGAAGAGCGTCCGTCAGGGATTCCACGTAGTACGACCCGCCCCAGGGATCGATGACCTTGCAGACTTTGGTTTCGTCCTGAATGTAAAGCTGCGTGTTTCGGGCGATGCGCGCCGAGAAGTCCGTGGGAAGCGCAATCGCCTCGTCCAGGGCGTTGGTGTGCAGAGACTGGGTGTGGCCCAAAGCCGCGGCCATGGCCTCGATACAGGTTCTTTCCACGTTGTTGAAGGGGTCCTGTTCCGTAAGGCTCCAACCGGAAGTCTGGCAGTGGGTTCGAAGTGCCATGGATTTCGCGTTTTTGGGGCCGAAGGACCGGACGATTTTAGCCCAGATCATGCGCGCGGCCCGCATTTTTGCAACCTCCATGAAATAGTTCTTGCCGATTCCCCAGAAAAACGAAATCCGCGGGGCGAAGGCATCGATGGACAAACCGGCTTTTACTCCGGTTCGCAGGTATTCCAGGCCGTCCGCCAGGGTGTAGGCCAGCTCAATGTCCGCCGTGGCCCCCGCCTCCTGAATGTGATACCCGGAAATGCTGATGCTGTTGAACTTCGGCATGTACTTCGACGTATAGGCGAAAATGTCCCCGATAATGCGCATCGAGGCCTTGGGCGGATAGATATAGGTGTTCCGGACCATGAACTCCTTCAGAATGTCGTTCTGAATGGTTCCGTTCAGGACGGACCGGTCCACGCCCTGCTCTTCGGCCGCGAGAATGTAGAAGGCCATGATGGGCAGAACCGCTCCGTTCATGGTCATGGAAACCGACATCTGATCCAGCGGAATTCCGGAGAAAAGAATCTCCATGTCGAGAATGGAGTCCACGGCCACGCCGGCCTTGCCCACGTCCCCCACCACCCGGGGATGGTCGGAGTCGTAGCCCCGATGGGTGGCCAGGTCGAAGGCGATGGAAAGTCCCTTCTGCCCGGCGGCCAGGTTCCTTCGATAAAAAGCGTTGCTTTCCTCCGCGGTGGAAAATCCGGCGTACTGACGCACGGTCCAGGGACGGGTGACGTACATGGTCGGATAGGGTCCCCTGAGAAAAGGAGGCAGACCCGGCATGGTGTTCAGGTGAAGCATCCCCTGGTACGCTTCTTCCGTGTAAAGCGGCAGAACGTCGATTTGCTCCATCGTCTGCGCCCGGGACGCTTCCGGCGCTTGGCCCGTTTCTTCTCTGAAGCGTCCTTCCCACTGTTTTTTCCCGGAATTTCCGGGACGGGCCGGATCCCGAAAGGCGATTTGGGTGAAATCCGGATTTTTGCTGCCGCCGCCCATTTAAAACATCCCCTTTGCTTTTTGTAAATCCGTCAGCACGGAAAGACAGTTGGAGCGCACGCTGATGAAATCGTTCACTCCGGCGTCGAGATAAGACTGTTTGAACTCCTCTTTGGGAGCGCCCGCCAGAAAAATTTTCAGACCCGGCGCCTTTTCCCGGATGGAACGCGCCAGAGGCGGAACCAGCTCGGGGTAGGAATCGTCCGTGGAGCAGATCACGGCCACGTCCGCACCGCTGGCCGCCGCTGCGGCGGCGCATTCCTCCGTTGTGGGAAAACCACTGTTTTTCAGCACGTCGAAGCCGGCGACCTCCATAAAGCCCGTGATGAAATCGGCGCGGGCCTTGTGCTGGGGAATGGGCCCCATGTTGGCCAGGAAAATTTTGACGCTGCTCCCCCTGTCCTGCCTGAATTTTTCCGTTCGCAGCCGCAGCGCCTCGTACTGCTCCGTCCAGCGATGGGCGGCGACAGGCGTAATGTCGGGGGCCTGTCCGTCGTTCAGTCGGGCTCGCACCTCTCCCAGGGTCGCGCCAGCCTCCGCCGCGAGGACGATCCGATCCACAGGCTCCCCGCCCGCGAGACCACTGACGGTCACCTGTTCCAGGGCCTTTTGGCATTTTCCCCCGTCCCGGGCGGCGCGGAATTTTTTCAGCGTCTCAAGGCGCCGGCCGCGGGCGCGGGATGGGTCTTCCCCTTCGTTTTTCCCGTTTTTCGAAAGGGTTTCCGTTTCTTCCATGTTGGGGTACATGTTGGTTCCCACCGCCCTGTCGGAACGGGAGGCCAGTCTTTTGAAGCGCTCCGCCAGGATTTTTTCCACCGAGGACTGCAGGGTTCCCGACCGGACTCCGGCGGAAAAGCCCCCTTCCTTTTCGATGTTCTGAATCCACTCCCATATTTTGCGGGCCAGCGTGTCCGTCAGGGTTTCCAGATACCAGGCCCCTCCCGCCGGATCGACGGGCTGAAGGAGAGAAAATTCCTCTTTCAGAAGAATTTGCGTATTCCGCGCGATGCGACGGGAAAATTCGTCGCCGGGCCCCGCCGCCTCGTCGAAACAGCCCACGGTCAGGCCGTCGAGTCCCGCCAGAACGCCGGAAAAAGCCTCCGTCGTGTTCCGCAGCATATTGACGTAAGGGTCGTAAAGCGTTTTCGTGAAGAAGGAGGTTCGTCCGAAAATATTGGCTTTTTTCGCCGATTCCTCCCCTCCGAAGGCATCCACGATCTGAGCCCAGATTTCGCGGACGGCGCGGATTTTCGCGATTTCCATGAAGAAGTTGGAGCCAAGGGAGAACTCGAACCGCAGGTGACGGGCAAAGGCGTTCACGTCCACCTGCCGGGCGCTCATGGCCCGAATCGCCTCGATGGCGGCGGCCAGAGCCCCTCCGGCCTCCTGAATGGCGTTGCCCCCTCCGTTGTGCACGACGGACCCCCGAATCAGAACCGTTCGCATACGGGGCATGTGTTTCTCCGTCCAGAGAATGCCCTGGGCCATTTCGTCGAAAAGGCGGTCCGTGCCGCAGCAGAGGGCTCCGTTTTGCAGCCAGGCCCCGAAGGGATCCGCGCCGATGCAGCCGCTCAGACGATCCAGCGGAATGCCCCGCTTTTTCGCGAAGGCGGCGACAAAGCCCAGCAGCGGCGCTGAGGAGGCCCCCGCGTAAAGGTGTATCGGAGACCGCTCCAGGCTCAGGGAACCGAAAAGTTTTTCCACGTCTTCCAGCGTGGAAAGCGAAACTCCGGGCGAGTCCGCCGCGGAACCGGCGTCGGCGTCGAGGCCCCGGAGCGAGGCCCCGTCCAGCAGAACCGCCGCGGCGGAGGCCCCTTTCTCCAGCTCATGACGAACCTGCCCGCCGGCGTCCTCCGGCAGAAGCGCGTCCGCGGGCTGGGCGATTTCCCAGGGAGCGGCGATGTACCCGGAGGCGTTCGTCCCCCTCAGCAGGCTTCCCGCCCCGGGAAACGATCGGGGAGAATCGAGGTTCTTCGTGTTTTCGGCGGTGTAAAGGGGGTCCAGCGTGATCCCCTCGTACGTGGAGGTGTACATGCTCTTTTCGAAGGGAGCTCCTTTGAGCGCGCCAATCGCCGCTTCCTTCCATTCTTCGTAGCTGACGGAAGGGAACTCGTCGAAATTGATTTTGGCATCGGCTTCCCCCACGGGAAGCGTTTGGGCCCCTCCAGCTTCGCAGCAGTGATGTCCGTCTGTAACGTTCAAAAACCATCCCTCCTCGAAAATAAAAAGGAGAAGCCACGGTATAACGGTTTCTCCCCCGCGTATACGACCGTATACGGCCAAGCGACCCCCTGTGCCCGCGCACAACAAAGATTTCCCTCGCTTCGGCCGGTCTCCTGACTCTCGTTCATCCTCATCCCGCGCCTTCCCATCCCTCAAAAGGCGGTGGCATTTGCGGTTTCGTCCCGATCACAGTGGCGGGGCCGTTCTGGTTTCACACCGGATTCCCGTGCACCGAAACGTTTCTCTATTCTGTTGTTCCCCCGATTATACTCTTTTTTATAAAGCCCGCAAACGCCTGAATGATGGCTTGAATAACGGAAAATCTCCCCGGTGATACGGCGGAGGCCCGAAAGAGGGCGAGGAACAAACGTCGCCTGTCGGGCGACCCGCGGCAAACCCTCCCTGCGTATAATAATAATTAATGATTAACGATTTTAATGATTATGTGAAGGAGGGCACGAAATGGAATCCGGAAATTTCAGTTTCGAAAACTGCAGTTCCGAAGATAACAGACCCCAAAATTGTGAGGCGGCGTCGGACGACACCGTTTTTATCTCCGCCGGCGGAATTGTCGTGCACCCGGAGTACGAGCGTCTTTCCGGAGAGGTGAAGGCGCTGCGGGAAAATCTGGCCTCTTTGGTGTACGAGCGCGACGAACTGGAGCTTCACGTCTGCAAAGACATCGAGATGGAGTATATGCTCAAAATCGGTTCTCTGGAGTACAGGGTCTACGAGGCCGAGTGCAGGGTTTTGAGGCTCAGGCGGAAAATCGAGCTCATTCAGGCCAGGCTGAACCGTCAGGAGCCCGTAAACCCGCAGGACATCGAAAAACAGCTCGACGCCGAGTACGCGGAATACGTCGAGAAGCTGCAGGAGCGGATGCGCGCCATCGACGAGGCCCTGCAAAGAAACAGGGGAGGATGGCTCTCCGCCGGCGACACGGCGGATGTGAAAAGGCTGTACCGGCAGCTCATCAGGCGGCTCCACCCCGACCTGAACCCGAACGCCACGAAAGAGGAGCAACGGCTGTTTTCGATGGCGGTCTCGGCCTACAAAAACGGCGATCTGCCCGCTCTGAAAACGATCAGCCTGCTGCTGGAAGAAACGAACCCGCAGGCCACGGACATGGGCAGTCTGGACGACCTTCGGGCGCAAAGGGACGCCCTGAGCGAGCAGTGCGCCGCTCTCACGAGGAGCATCGAGGAGATAAAAAGCTCGTTCCCCTGCAACCAGAAGGCCTTTCTGAAGGACGCCCGGCGGGTGGAGGAGCGCGTGGGGGAGCTGGAGGAGCTGCTGGAAACGTATCGCCGCACCTGCGCGGAATATGAGCGGAAAGTGAAAATAATGATGGAGAAATAATGAGGGAGGGCTTGCGGTAATGGCAAATATCGTCAGGGTCGAGAAACACAATATCGTCCAGTTTTTACACAGCGCGGGCGCGGCCGGGCTTCCGGGGCCTTTCCGGCAGGACATCCATCTGACGGACGTCCACGTCGCCGGAGTCGCCCGCACGGAGGGAACCGGAGAGGCCGGACCTCGCCTCGCCGTGGGAGCGAAGCTCCAATTTTTCCGGGAGGCGGACAACCTCCACGACCCCCTGGCCATTCTGGTCAAAGACGCCGAAGGCAACAGTCTGGGCTACGTTCCCAGAAACAAAAACGAGGTGCTGTCGCGGCTGATGGACGCGGGCAAGCGGCTCTACGGAACCATCGTCGAAAAAGAGCTGGTGGGCGGCTGGCCGAAAATCATGATGCGGATTTATCTGGAGGATTAGTCAGACATGAAGAAAACCGGCTCCCGCAAAAGCAGAACTTTCATGAAACTTATCGACGCCTTCGTGGAAAACAACTACGAAAAGCACGTGGAATTTCGCCTCCGGAACGGCGACGTGTGCCGCGGATTTTTGGACGACAGCGAATGGGAGGGCAGCGTCTTTCGCGTCCACCTGAGCGACGTGGACCTCAACGGCAGGGTCGTCAGTGAGGTTTACGTCGAGGCGCCGGAGATCGTTGAGGCCGTCGCCCTGGAAGCGCCCTCCGGCCCCGACGCTCCGCCGGACACGCTCATATTCGACTGATACCGGTTTGAAAAGGCGGACTTAGATGCGCCGCTCTCCCAGGAAGATAAATTTGTCTTTGTTCCAGATGAAATAATCGTGTTCGCAGCTCTCCGACGGCTGCGGCTTCATCCTCTCCACGGGGTTGAAAATGGCGATGATGTCGCCTTTGACATCGGCTACCCAGGCATTTGCCTCACTGTCCTTCAGCACCTGCATCAGCGGGTTGTCCCAGCACAGCTGCGAGTTTTCGTGGGGATGATTCCAGAAATACCGCAAAATTTCATAGAACGGGGCCCGCCTGCCCAGGGTGTCGAGCCATTCCTGCCTGTCGGTCCCACGCCTCCAATAGGTGTAGGTTCTCCAGAAGTCCTGCGTGTCGAATTCCGGGTTGTCGAGGCCGGCTTCGCGCAGGTACTGTTCTGCGTCGCTCCAGTGGACGACAACCCTCTTTCCCCTGCGGAAGGTCATGTTTGCCGTGAGCGCGCCGTTTTTCCCGAAGGACGCCTCGGTCACCTTCTGCATGAAATCCCTGAAATACGTGAACAGTTTGGCGTCCGGCCCGAAGTCCTCCCTCTTCAGCAAACCTCCCAGGGGCGACAGATAGCCCAGCCAGGCGTCGGCGTAAGGGCCCGCGTAGAAGACCAGACCGTGACCGGCAGCGGCGGCCTGCCACTCCCTGTACTCCTCGAAAGCCTCGCCGAACGGTTCGCTTCTGCGGGCGCCGGTCGCGTACTTTTCCCAGGCGGCGGGGAGCATTTTTCTGAGTCTGGGAGTGAACTGCAGATACTGGAGCCACACGCCCCGCGCTCCGGCGTCGGCCAGCGCCCGGCAGTAAGCGTCCTTGTCCGGCGTCCAGTCGGGGACGTACGGCGCGCAGGCCACGCCCACCGGAACGCCCTTGCCCGTCAGGCGCTCGATGATTTTCAGCCGCGCGGAGGGCGAGGGGCTGTTGGGCTCAATGACGGCCGTGAGCTTCTCGTCGAGGGTGGCTATCGAGATGTAAAACGAGTCCCTGCCGTGCCGGAAGAAGGGGAAATAGCGCTCCTGCTCCTCCGGTTCCGCCAAAATTCCGCACTGGGTGACGAACCTCAGCGGGTGATCCGCTTCCGTCGCCCATTTCAGAAATCTCAGCGAAGCCCGATATTTTTTCTCCTCAGGCATAAACGGGTCGGTGGCGTAGGAGAAGTGGATCGGGTATTTTTCCCGCAGGAAATAGCCCACGGCGCTGTACTCGTTCCGAATCGCGCGGGCGATGTCGTTCAGGAGAATCTCCGTGGAATCGGCGTCGTTGACCTTATACCGCGACGCTCTGCATTCGAGGTTGTCGCGGCAGTAGAAGCAGCCGGTTCCACAGCCCCTGTAGATCGACACGTCCAACGGGACCAGTTCCGAGGGGAAAATGCGCCCTAAATTGAGAGGAGTATTCCAAAATCCGCGAAACTCGCTTTCGTTTCTCCTTTGTTTAGCCATCGAAGAATCCTCCATTTAACTTCCATTTTAACTAAAATATTCCCTCGCTGCCACGATGTAATCATACTCTTTTCTCCCGGCAAATTGTCATTTTTGAAGCGACATTTGCCACATTTCGCTGTCAATTTTGCAATCTCCGCTCATTTTGCGGATTTCGTCTGCGGAAACGCTGGGATAACACAGAATATAGCGAATATTGAAATACAAACTCTGCCTTGCCATTCAGAGAAATATATGTAAATATATATATGCAAGAGCGAGTAAAAGCTCGACAACGTATCACAATGACAATCAACTCCTGACAGTGAGCGCTGTTCAATAATTTAGCCTGATGGGGAGGAGGTGCCTCTTACTGCTAAATTATCAGGATTTTACCCGGGTTGACTTCCGCTGAATTGTTGATTTTTCGGATTCAATTTTTGCCGCGAAGTTCGAGCGTCAATTTCTGTGGAGGTGCAAAGCATGTCTATAATGAAGAGAACGAGTTCAAACGTGTTGCTGGATACCGCACTGAAGAATTTTTACGCCGCGGCTGAAGAAATGGGACTGAGCGACGACATGATCGAAATTCTGAGCCGGTCCGAGAAAAAACTCGAAGTCTCCATTCCCGTAGAAATGGATGACGGCAAAGTTCGAGTGTTTCGGGGGTATCGCGTTCAGCACTCCAGCACTATCGGCCCTTCCAAAGGCGGCATTCGCTACCATCCTGACGTCGACGGGGAAGAATGCGAAGCCCTGGCGATGCTCATGACGTGGAAATGCTCCCTGGCCGGTATCCCCTACGGCGGAGGCAAGGGAGGAATCGCCTGCGATCCCGATGAGCTTTCCGCAAAGGAAAGAGAGCGGATGTCCCGCACTTACGCGGCGCGCATCGCCCCGATCGTCGGTCTGTGGAACGACATTCCCGCCCCTGACATCAATACCGGCGGGCAGGAAATGGTGTGGTTCATGGACACGATCAGTAAAATGCACGGACACCTCGAACCAGGACTCTTCACGGGCAAGCCGGTCAGTTACTGGGGTTCTCTGGGGCGCACGGCGGCCACAGGATACGGAGCGGCCACCTGCGGACTGGAACTGCTCAAAGCCTGGGGCAAAGACCCCAAAGACATTCGCGTGGCGGTGGAAGGCTTCGGCAACGTGGGGAGCTACGCGGCTCTCATCATGGCTGAGGCGGGCGCGAAAGTCGTCGCAATCAGCAATCGGGCGGGAGTGTTCTACTCGCCTAAAGGGCTCGACATCAAAAAAGCGTTCGCCGACGCCGAAGCACATCCGCGGGAACGCCTGAAGAATTTCACCTGTGAAGGTTGCGAAAAAATTGACGACATTCTGTCGGTGGACTGCGATCTTTTGTTCCCCTGCGCTCTTGAGGGCGTTGTGAACGGCAAAACTGCCGACCGCATCAAGGCCAAAGGCATCGTCGAAGGCGCCAACGGCCCCG
It includes:
- a CDS encoding anaerobic ribonucleoside triphosphate reductase — translated: MITKIEKRDGRQAPFNIEKIANAIFRALNVTREAELLSPAVPTSSLAFSLAEKVVARLETMPRRVPLPREEAPDPNFIARELLILDDDVREYPPHVEEIQDVVERILIESGCVETAKAYILYRAQRSRVRDMNNRLMSIYEDLTFKAAQDNDLKRENANIDGDTAMGVMLRYGSEGAKYFNEIFLLKPEHAAAHREGDIHIHDMDFLSLTTTCCQIDLEKLFRGGFSTGHGFLREPNDIRSYSALACIAIQSNQNDQHGGQSVPAFDYAMAPGVSKTYAKLHEQNLRKAMKLMFGVESVDLLPEEPDPLRREELRKKLEEAERFARDEAMEETDRATYQAMEALIHNLNTMHSRAGAQIPFSSLNYGTDTSFEGRMITKNLLLATDAGLGNGETPIFPVSIFKVKEGVNYRPGDPNYDLFQLACRVSARRLFPNFAFLDAPFNLQYYRQGRPETEVAYMGCRTRVIGNVTDESREIVTGRGNLSFTTINLPRLALKSQGDEKEFFRLLDGQIDLVIDQLLERFKIQAKKKVKNFPFLMGQGIWLDSDKLDREDEIGEVLRHGSLSVGFIGLAECLKALTGRHHGESPEAQATGLEIISHMRRRMDDASLRFKMNFTLLATPAEGTAGRFVKMDRRLFGAREGVTDREYYTNSFHVPVYHKLTAFEKIRLEAPYHALTNAGHITYVEMDGDPLLNLAAFEKIIQGMKEAGVGYGSVNHPLDRDPICGYTGVIGENCPQCGREEGGVRFERIRRITGYLVGTLDRFNDAKKAEERDRVKHCSGLHDLGDGKNPAL
- the meaB gene encoding methylmalonyl Co-A mutase-associated GTPase MeaB gives rise to the protein MSPNKYGQPSEEAYVEGVLQGDRTMLSRAITLVESNAAKHFDMGQRVIRSLLPHTGKSVRVGITGVPGAGKSTFIEALGLWLCRQGHRVAVLAVDPSSSVSGGSILGDKTRMEHLTREPHAFIRPSPSGGTLGGLTRKSRETLLLCEAAGYDVILVETVGVGQGETTVRSMVDFFLLLVITGAGDELQGMKKGVMELADAVLVNKADGSNKLQADATRVDYERVLHWLRPATEGWTTRACTCSALEGSGIKEIWDVIQQFMRQVRESGVFDARRRQQTLSWVYGMIEERLQKDFYDCPAVASARTDVENKLLKGEISATQAAQDLLSRYRAAVS
- the scpA gene encoding methylmalonyl-CoA mutase: MGGGSKNPDFTQIAFRDPARPGNSGKKQWEGRFREETGQAPEASRAQTMEQIDVLPLYTEEAYQGMLHLNTMPGLPPFLRGPYPTMYVTRPWTVRQYAGFSTAEESNAFYRRNLAAGQKGLSIAFDLATHRGYDSDHPRVVGDVGKAGVAVDSILDMEILFSGIPLDQMSVSMTMNGAVLPIMAFYILAAEEQGVDRSVLNGTIQNDILKEFMVRNTYIYPPKASMRIIGDIFAYTSKYMPKFNSISISGYHIQEAGATADIELAYTLADGLEYLRTGVKAGLSIDAFAPRISFFWGIGKNYFMEVAKMRAARMIWAKIVRSFGPKNAKSMALRTHCQTSGWSLTEQDPFNNVERTCIEAMAAALGHTQSLHTNALDEAIALPTDFSARIARNTQLYIQDETKVCKVIDPWGGSYYVESLTDALLRRGWAHIQEVEGLGGMAAAIDTGLPKMRIEEAAARRQAHIDSGREKIVGVNDFRLDKEDPLEILEVDNSAVREAQIARLKKLRAGRDPEKVKSCLEAITHSMETGEGNLLELAVDAARARASLGEISDAVEKVCGRHKAVIRSISGIYGSEFADEEVIEEVRAMTSAFEAKEGRRPRIMVVKMGQDGHDRGAKVIATAFADMGYDVDVGPLFQTPAEAAQAAVDNDVHIVGMSSLAAGHKTLLPQLVEELRKLGREDIMVVIGGVIPAQDYDFLRQNGASAIFGPGTVIPVAAKQIMEELNRRVSQ
- a CDS encoding acyl-CoA mutase large subunit family protein is translated as MNVTDGHHCCEAGGAQTLPVGEADAKINFDEFPSVSYEEWKEAAIGALKGAPFEKSMYTSTYEGITLDPLYTAENTKNLDSPRSFPGAGSLLRGTNASGYIAAPWEIAQPADALLPEDAGGQVRHELEKGASAAAVLLDGASLRGLDADAGSAADSPGVSLSTLEDVEKLFGSLSLERSPIHLYAGASSAPLLGFVAAFAKKRGIPLDRLSGCIGADPFGAWLQNGALCCGTDRLFDEMAQGILWTEKHMPRMRTVLIRGSVVHNGGGNAIQEAGGALAAAIEAIRAMSARQVDVNAFARHLRFEFSLGSNFFMEIAKIRAVREIWAQIVDAFGGEESAKKANIFGRTSFFTKTLYDPYVNMLRNTTEAFSGVLAGLDGLTVGCFDEAAGPGDEFSRRIARNTQILLKEEFSLLQPVDPAGGAWYLETLTDTLARKIWEWIQNIEKEGGFSAGVRSGTLQSSVEKILAERFKRLASRSDRAVGTNMYPNMEETETLSKNGKNEGEDPSRARGRRLETLKKFRAARDGGKCQKALEQVTVSGLAGGEPVDRIVLAAEAGATLGEVRARLNDGQAPDITPVAAHRWTEQYEALRLRTEKFRQDRGSSVKIFLANMGPIPQHKARADFITGFMEVAGFDVLKNSGFPTTEECAAAAAASGADVAVICSTDDSYPELVPPLARSIREKAPGLKIFLAGAPKEEFKQSYLDAGVNDFISVRSNCLSVLTDLQKAKGMF
- a CDS encoding HIRAN domain-containing protein; the encoded protein is MANIVRVEKHNIVQFLHSAGAAGLPGPFRQDIHLTDVHVAGVARTEGTGEAGPRLAVGAKLQFFREADNLHDPLAILVKDAEGNSLGYVPRNKNEVLSRLMDAGKRLYGTIVEKELVGGWPKIMMRIYLED